The Danio rerio strain Tuebingen ecotype United States chromosome 19, GRCz12tu, whole genome shotgun sequence genome includes the window ctgtatattttccccccattttctgtttaacagagagcagatatttttcagcacatttctaaaaatactagttttaatagcttatttctaataactgatttattttatctttgtcatgatgacagtaaataatatttgactagatattttaagacacttctatacagcttatagtgacatttaaaggcttaactaggttaattaggttatctaggcaggttaggggaattaggcaggttattgtataatgatggtttgttctgtagactatcaaaaaacaatatatatataaaggctaataattttgaccttaaaatggtgtttaaaaaattaaaaactgtttttattctagctgaaataaaacaagaccttctccaggagaaaaaatattatcagacatactgtgaaaatgtccttgctctgtaaaaatatttaaaaaagaaaagaattattccaattattgaattttttgacttaaactgtatgtattttatacatatttttatggtAAGTTTAATATATGGACAGTATTTCTAAATGAAACCACttgtgttttctctttttctttgcaGTCCAAACAGGAAATACACAGACGCTCTGCTAGGTTAAGAAGCACTAAGTATAAAGCACCGGCATCTGAAAAAAAAGTCTCCACCAAAGGAAAAGGAAGACGACATATATTCAAACTGAAAAATGTGAGTTTTAATCAGGTTTGTTTTTCCTTGGTGGTGTCCTGTGTCCTTTTCTTACACATGAAATGTACACTCtctggccacttaattaggtacaccttactagtacctggttggaccctcttttgccttcagaactgccttaatccttcatgacatagattcaacaaggtactggaaatattcctcagagattttgctccatattgacatgatagcatcacatgctaaagatgctctattgcacaggtgtcaaactcagttccaaaagggccgcagctctgcacagtttagttccaaccctaattaaacacacctgatcaaactaattgagtccttcaggcttgtttgaaacctacaggtaagtgtgttggagcagggttggaactaaactgtgccgggcttcggccctccaggaattgagtttgacacccctgttctattggattaagatctggtgatTGAGGAGgtcgtttgagtacagtgaactcattgccatgttcaagaaaccagtttgagatatTTCACGCTttgtgcgttatcctgctggaagtagccatcagaagatgtgtacactgtggttataaagggatggacatggtcagcaacaatactcaggtaggctgtggtgttgacacgatactcaattggtactaatgggctcaaagggTGCCAAgagaatatcccccacaccattacaccaccagcctgatccgttcatacaaggcaagatgggtccatgctttcacgttgttgatgccaaattctgaccctttttttgcacccacagaactgccgcttactggatattttctctttttcagaccattctctgcaaaccctagagatggttgtgcgtgaaaatcccagtagatcagcagtttctgaaatactcagaccagcccgtctggcaccaacaaccatgccacggtcACAGTCACTTagatcacctttcttccccattctgatgctctgtttgacctgcagcagatcgtcttgaccatgtctacatgcctaagtgcattgagttgctgccatgtgataggctgattaaaatgtgtgttaacgagcagttggacaggtgtacctaataaagtggccggtgcgtGTACCATATTTTAGTTTGatgtaatgtaattatttaatattttgtagattatttatattatattatagatgacattagtttatttatgaAGCACATTTTTGGGAACAATAGGTTTTCACCGAATGCTGTACAGCTATGAATgcaataaaatcaaattaattgtaataaaaaaattataaaattaaatatgatggtataaaaaagatgaatgaaatagGATAAAACAACAGCTCTCACACAGACTAAGACTTGAAAGCAGAAAGTCTTTGGGTCTTTCTAACATGCATAGGCAGACTATTCCAATGTCCCGCTACTGCAAATTCATGTTTTGcattattgtataatataaaataattttatactaTATAATCCATTTACTACCTGTTTAGAATTTAAGCATTTACCTGATAATTTAATTTCCAGCTTCAAATGTTAAATGCTGCCTGAAATTTTTATCCGGCTCCTATATGTAGGTTCTGTAATTCCactattattcattttcattgCTTTTAGAGTGAATTAAAGGAACGTAAACAAAGGAGGCCGAGAAAGATgcttgttttagaaaaaaaaaattcagacgggcttttgcatctgaactcttcatatagaaTTTTTTCTGCACAACTACGTTTTATTTTAAAAGCCTTGAACCTATATAAATTATATTCTAAATATAAGGATGATATCTAAAAAGATCACTAAAATTTAGTTTGAAACCAAGTATTTCTGCTGGacgaaattaatttattattaagttTCAGTTTTTCTGGATTATTTAATCTTTTCTGAGCTTTTTTGTGGTTATTTTTGTGTTAACATAAGttactaaataaaaaagaaagtttgatactgaatttaaaaagaaaatcaaaatttaaaacatgacaaaaagGCATGACTGGCATTTATGCAGTAAAATCCAAAAGGTATACAGCTGTTTTCACATTATTCTATCATTTtctatttggcttagtccctttattaatcagggattgccacagcggaatgaaccgccaacttatccagcacattttttacgcagcggatacccttccagctgcaacccgtctctgggaaaaatccccacacactcattcaaactccggacaatttaacctacccaattcacctgtactgcatgtctttggactgtgggacaaaccggagcacccggaggaaacccacgcaaacgcagggagaacatgcaaactccacacacaaacaccaattgacccagctgaggctcgaaccagcaacctttttattgctttgaggcgacagccgctgtgccactgtgtcgccctgttTTCACATTAGTATAGCatgatttttgtgacactgttaaagcaattattaatatttttattactgtgagggttaggtttagggttaggatatgagtagatgttaataaaatatattttaatgtgtaatttaataaataatttgaataatactctgtatgaTTACTGTTTTTATACTGCTTTTAGGGTTGGGATATGAGtacatgttaataaaatacaattgaatgtgtaatttaataaaaaaaaagaataatactctgtatatttacagttttatattactgtgagggttggggttagggttgggctTGGGTAGGATGTTAATAAAACCCATTTATTCTTCTTTCCTCTttacaaataatagcctataaAAGCACCAGAGTCTGTTTCAACGATCATCACATCAGAGTCCATGTTTTACAAGGTAacagttttaaatgaatattcaCAGTGTTTTTCTGTCTGCCACTTTCTCTCCAGTAACACACACTTGTTGTTTTCAGGGCATCTATTATCAAATAGGAGATGTCATCAAAGTGATAGACGAGGATGATGGTAAACCGTATTACGCACAGATTCGGGGATTCGTCCAGGATCAGTACTGTGAGAAAAGCGCTGCGTTAACTTGGCTGATCCCAACACAGGCCAGTCCTCGAGATCGATTTGATCCAAGCACATACATTGTTGGTAAGCAAATACACAAATATGTatgaaattatattgttttgtttcctGCTGGCAAACGTAATGTTCTCAAAAGTgtcatttaattatgtttatctcatttatttattttctttcatttgttttctttttggcttagtgccttcaTTAATCttgtgtcgccacagcggaatgaaccgccaacttatccagaatatgttttatgcagcgaatgcccttccagctgcaacctatcaatgggaaacacccatacattctcattcacacacatacactacagacaatttggcttatccaattctcctatagcgcatgttttggattgtggggaaaaccggagcacctgtaggaaacccaccACGTCGCCATAcagataaaaaaatttaaaaaatcaattcTGTATTTAATGGGCAACCAGTGAAGAGCATAAAAAATAGGAGGTGTTGATACTTGCAGGTGGCAGAAAGTAGTCTAGCAGCTGAATTTAGTACCAGCTgcagatgagagagagagagagaagactgAGAAATACTATAATAGAGAGAGTTACAGTAATAAAGATGAGCTGAATGAATGtttaaggatcacagtgcagCTCCAAAAGTttcattaattgtcatttttaatatttatagttATCTAGAACTAGTTTATATGTTATACTTTACCatttatacacaaataaatagtttctaAACATCTGTCAGTTAAATGcatttaactatttaaaataaaactgaatataataataatttttatatatatatatatatatatatatatatatatatatatatatatatatatatatatatatatatatatatatatatattaataagtgCAAGTCAGAATAAGTGTATCAACAATGATGTTTGTCTAGGGCAAATAGAATTTTAAGGGATCCAACATTGGATCCAACCCACCCTGGCTATAGTCTGCTCATGCCATCAGGCAGGCGCTACCAAAGCCTGAGGGGCAAATCAGTGCGGCTTCGTGTTtatgaatgacaaaaataaaggaaactgaaactgaagtgttttattttagcaCTGATTGATGACCAAACATTTCATTTAAGATGTTATTTAAAACATTCCATTAGAAATTATGCTTTATATGTACagtaaagtcaaaatgattagctctcctgtgaattttagttattttttcttAACTATTTCtcaaactatgtttaacagagcaagggatttttcacagtattttcaataatatttttctcctggagaaagtcttaatttgttttattttgcctagaaataaagcagttatacatttttaaaaatcattttaaggtcaaaattatcagcccctttaagctatatttattttttgattgtctacagaacaaaccatcggtatacaatgacttgcttaattaccacAACtcccctaattaacctaattaagccttttaatgtcagtttaagctgaatactagtgtcttaaaaaatatctagtgaaatattatgtactgtcatcatgacaaagataaaataaatcagttattagaaatgagttattaaaactatctaACTTCTAACTAACTCCTTtccattaaagagaaattggggaaaaataaacaaggaggGCTCATAATTCTTCAACAGTATATAAATAGTCTTtcacaaacacttttttttttgtgtttaggcCCTGAAGAGGACTTGCCGAGAAAAATGGAGTACCTGGAGTTCGTCTGTCACGCCCCGTCAGAAtactttaaatcaagaagctGCCCGTTCCCCACATTACCAGTTCGCCCAGAGAAAGGCTACGTCTGGACTCATATAGGACCAACTCCTGCTGTGGCCATCAAAGAGACTGTAGGGTGACGTTAATCATAAAACACTCCACCTTCAGACTGAACTCAACCTTTTATATTCACCACTCTTTCACAAACACTGCTTTCATGCTCTGATTATGATATTGGCCTTTAAGTATTTTGGGAAATTGAAATGTACTGAATATTTGAGCCTCAGAAATCCTGATTTATCATCGAAAACAGAAGCCACTATATATAGGTCAACCAATGGAAACTAGAAACGACAAATACAAAGTTCATTTGTAGCCCATTCTGAGAGttagtaatattgtaatattattatcatgCATAAAGTCATTCAACACGTTTTGTAGTCCTACATGTCTCCTCTGAGCTTCCAGAAAGATTTGCCTGAAAGCAGATTCCagcatttgatttaatttgatctGAAAGAGGAAAATATTTTTGCATCAGTCTTATTGAGTGAAACATTATTGTGTTCGGTTTTAAGATTGTTTTAGGAACTGTAAAGATCATTCTTAAACTTGGGAC containing:
- the gatad1 gene encoding GATA zinc finger domain-containing protein 1 isoform X1, producing MPLGLKPCCAVCKTQSSSMWKKGNQGEILCNGCTGKAVSSGGSGASASSTIQQNNGGGKQSKQEIHRRSARLRSTKYKAPASEKKVSTKGKGRRHIFKLKNPIKAPESVSTIITSESMFYKGIYYQIGDVIKVIDEDDGKPYYAQIRGFVQDQYCEKSAALTWLIPTQASPRDRFDPSTYIVGPEEDLPRKMEYLEFVCHAPSEYFKSRSCPFPTLPVRPEKGYVWTHIGPTPAVAIKETVG
- the gatad1 gene encoding GATA zinc finger domain-containing protein 1 isoform X3, which gives rise to MFYKGIYYQIGDVIKVIDEDDGKPYYAQIRGFVQDQYCEKSAALTWLIPTQASPRDRFDPSTYIVGPEEDLPRKMEYLEFVCHAPSEYFKSRSCPFPTLPVRPEKGYVWTHIGPTPAVAIKETVG
- the gatad1 gene encoding GATA zinc finger domain-containing protein 1 (The RefSeq protein has 2 substitutions compared to this genomic sequence), whose product is MPLGLKPCCAVCKTQSSSMWKKGNQGEILCNGCTGKAVSSGGSGASASSTIQQNNGGGKQSKQEIHRRSARLRSTKYKAPASEKKVSTKGKGRRHIFKLKNPIKAPESVSTIITSESMFYKGIYYQIGDVIKVIDEDDGKLYYAQIRGFVQDQYCEKSAALTWLIPTQASPRDRFDPNTYIVGPEEDLPRKMEYLEFVCHAPSEYFKSRSCPFPTLPVRPEKGYVWTHIGPTPAVAIKETVG